One Roseomonas sp. OT10 DNA window includes the following coding sequences:
- a CDS encoding MFS transporter, protein MPSAPGDAPPPDAAPIGAPGLDAATVAIFAVSCGAMVANIYYAQSLIGLIAPDLHLHESAAGLVVTLTQVGYGAGLFLLVSLADLVENRRLILLTTAGVVAGLLLVATSTSAATFLLGSFLAGFCSVGAQILVPLAAHLTPESRRGRVIGNVMGGLIAGIMLARPAASFLASQFGWRAIFWVSAVLMLGIMLLLWRRLAQRRPQSTRHYGGILTSTLALVVEEPLLRRRAAYQGALFAVFNLFWTAAPLMLHDRFGLTQKGIALFALAGAGGALAAPLIGRLADRGLTRALTGLAMLTAILSLLAAGWSAAAGAMAVLAVTAILLDAATQANHIVSQRAIYGLSAEARGRLNAAYMTLLFLCGAAGSALAPLAYHHGGWRLAMGGSALLVLAALALFATERRPAR, encoded by the coding sequence ATGCCTTCCGCACCCGGCGACGCCCCACCCCCAGACGCCGCGCCGATCGGGGCGCCCGGGCTCGATGCCGCGACCGTGGCGATCTTCGCCGTCTCCTGCGGCGCGATGGTCGCCAACATCTACTACGCCCAGTCGCTGATCGGGCTGATCGCCCCCGATCTGCACCTCCACGAGAGCGCGGCCGGGCTGGTCGTCACCCTGACGCAGGTCGGCTACGGCGCCGGGCTGTTCCTGCTGGTCTCGCTCGCCGACCTGGTCGAGAACCGCCGGCTGATCCTGCTGACCACCGCCGGGGTGGTCGCCGGGCTGCTGCTGGTCGCCACCAGCACCTCCGCCGCGACCTTCCTGCTCGGCTCCTTCCTGGCCGGCTTCTGCTCCGTCGGCGCGCAGATCCTCGTGCCGCTGGCGGCGCACCTGACGCCCGAGTCCCGGCGCGGCCGCGTCATCGGCAACGTCATGGGCGGGCTGATCGCCGGCATCATGCTGGCGCGGCCAGCCGCCAGCTTCCTGGCCTCGCAGTTCGGCTGGCGCGCGATCTTCTGGGTCTCCGCCGTGCTGATGCTGGGGATCATGCTGCTGCTGTGGCGCCGGCTGGCGCAGCGGCGGCCGCAGTCGACGCGGCACTATGGCGGCATCCTGACCTCCACCCTGGCGCTGGTGGTGGAGGAGCCGTTGCTGCGCCGGCGCGCCGCCTACCAGGGCGCGCTCTTCGCGGTGTTCAACCTGTTCTGGACCGCGGCGCCGCTGATGCTGCACGACCGCTTCGGGCTGACGCAGAAGGGCATCGCCCTCTTCGCCCTGGCCGGGGCGGGGGGTGCGCTCGCCGCCCCGCTGATCGGCCGGCTGGCCGATCGCGGCCTGACGCGGGCCCTGACGGGCCTGGCCATGCTGACGGCGATCCTGTCGCTGCTGGCGGCGGGGTGGTCGGCTGCGGCCGGGGCGATGGCGGTGCTCGCGGTCACGGCCATCCTGCTGGATGCGGCGACGCAGGCGAACCACATCGTCTCCCAGCGGGCGATCTACGGCCTCTCGGCGGAGGCCCGGGGGCGGCTGAACGCCGCCTACATGACGCTGCTCTTCCTCTGCGGCGCGGCCGGCTCGGCGCTGGCGCCGCTGGCCTACCATCACGGCGGCTGGCGGCTGGCCATGGGGGGCAGCGCCCTGCTGGTCCTCGCCGCCCTCGCCCTCTTCGCGACGGAGCGCCGCCCGGCGCGTTGA
- a CDS encoding acylneuraminate cytidylyltransferase family protein, protein MRVLAMIPARLGSQRLRQKNLQTLRGAPLIAHAVRKCLAAGVFDEVWVNSEAPEIGTVAEAEGARFHRRPLPLADDAATSEQFVAEFLERHECDAVVQVHSIAPLLTVAELRGFVARLHAAECDVLLSVTRDPLEHLYRGQPVNFTFAEKTNSQDLEPVERIAWSVTGWRRDTYLEACRNGRCATYAGRIATWPVGRLAGHVIKTAEDLAMAEALWEVAHGWAKPG, encoded by the coding sequence ATGCGCGTCCTCGCCATGATTCCCGCCCGCCTGGGCAGCCAGCGCCTGCGGCAGAAGAACCTGCAGACGCTGCGCGGGGCGCCGCTGATCGCGCATGCCGTGCGCAAGTGCCTGGCGGCCGGCGTCTTCGACGAGGTCTGGGTGAATTCGGAGGCGCCCGAGATCGGGACCGTCGCCGAGGCGGAGGGGGCCCGCTTCCACCGGCGCCCGCTCCCGCTGGCAGACGATGCCGCGACGTCGGAGCAGTTCGTCGCCGAGTTCCTGGAGCGGCACGAATGCGATGCGGTGGTGCAGGTGCATTCGATCGCGCCGCTGCTGACGGTGGCCGAGCTTCGCGGCTTCGTCGCCCGGCTGCATGCGGCGGAGTGCGACGTGCTGCTCAGCGTCACCCGCGACCCGCTCGAGCACCTGTATCGCGGCCAGCCGGTGAACTTCACCTTCGCCGAGAAGACCAACAGCCAGGATCTGGAGCCGGTGGAGCGCATCGCCTGGTCCGTCACCGGCTGGCGGCGCGACACCTACCTCGAGGCGTGCCGCAACGGCCGCTGCGCCACCTATGCCGGGCGGATCGCCACCTGGCCGGTGGGGCGGCTGGCGGGGCACGTCATCAAGACGGCCGAGGACCTCGCCATGGCCGAGGCGCTGTGGGAGGTGGCGCATGGCTGGGCGAAGCCCGGCTGA
- a CDS encoding glycosyltransferase produces the protein MRVAVFVTNAPGNYGGGRLAATVLAQCLARAGASVCFVTNHLPVFHAALRRFGRPGRVETYLTPDFHQGLPPGRFDLVLLIPTSSRDRAVYVGARGFARRRGARLALFNFETPNWFNALSPVRRDEAGWAEWRLLAEEAAATGLLVLSNSRESERHARDWFGDPRILHDHWHQPINLDALARVAPQYRERRILAFVRPRDPHKGAADIPAVLCEALRGWTLSLIVGSPELDPAWRDTLVPVARRHGIEVEVHPLAGETRKFVELKRARLLLYPSRFEGYGLPPIEALAAGTPCVCYDLPVLREVCGDALVAVPPGDVAALREAVLRVAASPPEDWAHLPAAVESVGSVERCGRAALASLERFLAAPPPGALPPLPRPERAADARAGLRLLPPRLHPGAMLELRGRAVLPPGGRVQLWADGRPLGEARPGPDAPSGFALVRHHLPEGDSLLVEALALDGAGQALGRAATRCSVQAALVGGDEPPAGWQSGGVQGRREPEGAVVTGWAMANPPLLALEALAGPRVLWCQHGLSRPSTPAAPCAGFAIHAERDAAWLLEAAGAVTLVGYGRDGVAVRRVPLDLPPAPPGLPTPGPEPGGEDADAGEDPAALPLRAGIERAERDAYGVVELEGWVLSRPRVTAVRVLLGDRLLGETLPDRLQGGLHARHREYGDAYGGFVLQARDPAATGEVLRVEFRRGDALAHAVEVPLRPRGRNGDRWGTSLALLPDGLLSDAARPVTLATIGGVGPLEHLRGAADRAVLAELRRRAPLLLLLHGNPQGFLERLEDWRALADGVLLLNDLHPGADALAALLDRLRAEPGLGPVLRRPAEGGWHGPAGALPLGADGPGVLAALTLPDLPAPPGAGPWLAFDATEAGPGDLAGMLEEMAGGDARPLVVVDAPPLEPEAALRDRLRLPADVPLAWPAALLALPPGMLRGVLDLGPPGTGSPASLAAAARGVAVAVPHDQGPWPRGTVRALLAGAVPATALAPAPYAALDAILPPAPGPAA, from the coding sequence ATGCGGGTCGCCGTGTTCGTCACCAACGCGCCCGGGAACTACGGCGGCGGCCGGCTCGCCGCCACCGTGCTCGCGCAATGCCTGGCGCGGGCCGGGGCCTCGGTCTGCTTCGTCACGAACCACCTGCCGGTGTTCCACGCCGCGCTGCGGCGCTTCGGCCGGCCGGGGCGGGTGGAGACCTACCTGACCCCCGACTTCCACCAGGGCCTGCCGCCCGGACGCTTCGACCTGGTGCTGCTGATCCCGACCAGCTCTCGCGATCGCGCCGTCTATGTCGGGGCGCGTGGCTTCGCGCGGCGGCGCGGGGCGCGGCTGGCCCTGTTCAACTTCGAGACGCCGAACTGGTTCAACGCGCTCTCGCCCGTGCGGCGGGACGAGGCGGGCTGGGCCGAGTGGCGCCTGCTGGCGGAGGAGGCGGCGGCGACCGGGCTGCTGGTCCTCAGCAACTCCCGCGAGTCGGAGCGGCATGCGCGCGACTGGTTCGGCGACCCGCGCATCCTGCACGACCACTGGCACCAGCCGATCAACCTCGACGCCCTGGCGCGTGTGGCGCCGCAGTACCGCGAGCGGCGCATCCTCGCCTTCGTGCGGCCGCGCGACCCGCACAAGGGCGCCGCCGACATCCCGGCCGTGCTGTGCGAGGCGCTGCGCGGCTGGACGCTCTCGCTGATCGTCGGCAGCCCGGAGCTGGACCCGGCCTGGCGCGACACGCTGGTGCCGGTGGCGCGTCGTCACGGCATCGAGGTGGAGGTGCATCCGCTGGCGGGCGAGACGCGGAAGTTCGTCGAGCTGAAGCGGGCGCGGCTGCTGCTCTATCCCTCGCGCTTCGAGGGCTACGGCCTTCCCCCGATCGAGGCGCTGGCCGCCGGCACGCCCTGCGTCTGCTACGACCTGCCGGTGCTGCGCGAGGTCTGCGGCGATGCGCTGGTGGCCGTGCCGCCGGGTGACGTCGCGGCGCTGCGCGAGGCGGTGCTGCGCGTGGCGGCGAGCCCGCCGGAGGACTGGGCGCATCTGCCGGCGGCGGTCGAATCGGTCGGCTCGGTGGAACGTTGCGGCCGGGCGGCGCTGGCCAGCCTGGAGCGCTTCCTCGCCGCGCCGCCACCCGGGGCGTTGCCGCCGCTGCCCCGGCCGGAGCGGGCGGCGGACGCCCGGGCCGGTCTCCGGCTGCTGCCGCCACGGCTGCATCCCGGCGCGATGCTGGAGCTGCGCGGCCGCGCCGTGCTGCCGCCGGGCGGGCGGGTCCAGCTGTGGGCGGATGGCCGCCCCCTCGGCGAGGCACGGCCCGGGCCGGATGCGCCGTCCGGCTTCGCGCTGGTCCGCCACCATCTGCCCGAGGGCGACAGCCTGCTGGTCGAGGCGCTGGCGCTGGACGGCGCGGGACAGGCGCTCGGCCGCGCCGCGACCCGGTGTTCCGTGCAGGCCGCGCTGGTCGGGGGCGACGAGCCGCCCGCCGGCTGGCAGTCCGGCGGCGTGCAGGGGCGGCGCGAACCCGAGGGGGCGGTGGTCACCGGCTGGGCGATGGCGAACCCGCCGCTGCTGGCGCTCGAAGCCCTGGCCGGCCCGCGGGTGCTCTGGTGCCAGCACGGCCTGTCGCGCCCCTCGACCCCTGCGGCGCCATGCGCGGGCTTCGCCATCCATGCGGAACGCGACGCCGCCTGGCTGCTGGAGGCGGCGGGGGCCGTGACGCTGGTCGGCTATGGCCGCGATGGGGTGGCGGTGCGGCGCGTGCCGCTCGACCTGCCGCCCGCCCCGCCGGGCCTGCCGACCCCCGGGCCGGAGCCCGGCGGGGAGGATGCGGATGCCGGCGAGGACCCGGCGGCGCTTCCGCTGCGCGCCGGGATCGAGCGCGCCGAGCGCGACGCCTACGGCGTGGTCGAGCTGGAAGGCTGGGTGCTGTCCCGTCCGCGCGTGACCGCGGTGCGGGTGCTGCTGGGCGACCGGCTGCTGGGCGAGACCCTGCCCGACCGCCTGCAGGGCGGGCTGCACGCGCGCCATCGCGAATACGGCGATGCCTATGGCGGCTTCGTGTTGCAGGCGCGCGACCCCGCTGCGACCGGCGAGGTGCTGCGCGTGGAGTTCCGGCGCGGCGATGCCCTGGCGCATGCGGTGGAGGTGCCGCTGCGGCCGCGCGGGCGGAACGGCGATCGCTGGGGGACGAGCCTGGCCCTGCTGCCGGACGGGCTGCTGTCCGACGCGGCGCGGCCGGTGACGCTGGCGACGATCGGTGGCGTGGGTCCGCTGGAGCATCTTCGCGGGGCGGCGGACCGGGCCGTGCTGGCGGAGCTGCGCCGCCGGGCCCCGCTGCTCCTTCTGCTGCACGGCAACCCCCAGGGGTTCCTGGAACGCCTGGAGGACTGGCGGGCGCTGGCGGACGGGGTGCTGCTGCTGAACGACCTGCATCCGGGCGCCGACGCCCTGGCGGCGCTGCTGGATCGACTGCGCGCGGAGCCGGGGTTGGGGCCCGTGCTGCGGCGTCCGGCGGAAGGCGGCTGGCACGGCCCGGCGGGGGCCTTGCCGCTGGGCGCGGACGGGCCGGGCGTGCTGGCCGCGCTGACGCTGCCGGACCTGCCCGCGCCGCCGGGGGCGGGGCCGTGGCTGGCCTTCGATGCGACGGAAGCCGGGCCGGGCGACCTGGCGGGCATGCTGGAGGAGATGGCCGGCGGGGATGCGAGGCCGCTGGTGGTGGTCGATGCGCCGCCGCTGGAGCCGGAGGCGGCGCTGCGCGACCGGCTGCGCCTGCCGGCCGATGTGCCGCTGGCCTGGCCGGCGGCGCTGCTGGCGCTGCCGCCGGGGATGCTGCGCGGCGTGCTGGATCTCGGGCCGCCGGGCACCGGCTCGCCCGCCAGCCTCGCCGCCGCGGCGCGGGGCGTGGCCGTGGCGGTGCCGCACGATCAGGGGCCCTGGCCGCGCGGGACGGTGCGGGCGCTGCTGGCGGGCGCCGTGCCGGCCACCGCGCTGGCGCCGGCACCCTATGCCGCGCTGGATGCGATCCTGCCGCCGGCACCGGGACCCGCGGCGTGA
- a CDS encoding aspartate aminotransferase family protein, with product MPPRPNSAAARDAAHVLHPYTELQAHRETGSLVIERGRGVCVVDEFGKEYIESVAGLWCASLGFDNERLVRAAEAQMRKLPFYHAFTAKTHEPLIELSEMLVARAPVPMARAFFANSGSEANDSAVKMIWYYNNAVGRPRKKKIISRMKAYHGVTVAAASLTGLPVNHRIFDLPIAGILHAGTPHHYHEARPGESEEAFATRLAEELEALILREDPDTVAAMFAEPVMGAGGVILPPAGYFPKIQAVLRKYDILLVADEVICGFGRTGAYWGSQTFGMEPDILTCAKALSASFLPISGVLVTERIFDGLAQGSAEVGTWGHGFTYSGHPVAAAVAVETLKIYDELDIVGHARTVGACMQAGLRRRFADHPLVGEVRGTGLIAGVELVADRHARRNFDPKLKVGARLVQLGHEHGVILRAMTNDSIGFAPPLIITEAEVDEMLDRFGRALDALAVQLRRESLAVV from the coding sequence ATGCCTCCGCGCCCCAACTCCGCCGCCGCCCGTGACGCGGCCCATGTCCTGCACCCCTATACGGAGCTGCAGGCGCATCGCGAGACCGGCTCCCTGGTCATCGAGCGCGGCCGCGGCGTGTGCGTCGTGGACGAGTTCGGTAAGGAGTACATCGAGAGCGTCGCGGGCCTGTGGTGCGCCTCCCTCGGCTTCGACAACGAGCGGCTTGTGCGGGCGGCCGAGGCGCAGATGCGCAAGCTGCCCTTCTACCACGCCTTCACCGCCAAGACGCACGAGCCGCTGATCGAGCTGTCGGAGATGCTGGTGGCCCGCGCGCCCGTGCCGATGGCGCGCGCCTTCTTCGCCAATTCCGGGTCGGAGGCGAACGACAGCGCGGTCAAGATGATCTGGTACTACAACAACGCGGTCGGCCGGCCGCGGAAGAAGAAGATCATCTCGCGGATGAAGGCGTATCACGGGGTCACCGTCGCCGCCGCCTCGCTGACCGGCCTGCCCGTCAACCACCGGATCTTCGACCTGCCGATCGCGGGCATCCTGCATGCCGGCACGCCGCACCACTACCACGAGGCGCGGCCGGGCGAGAGCGAGGAGGCCTTCGCCACCCGCCTCGCCGAGGAGCTGGAGGCGCTGATCCTGCGCGAGGACCCCGACACGGTGGCGGCGATGTTCGCCGAGCCGGTGATGGGCGCGGGCGGCGTGATCCTGCCCCCTGCCGGCTACTTCCCGAAGATCCAGGCGGTGCTGCGCAAGTACGACATCCTGCTGGTCGCCGACGAGGTGATCTGCGGCTTCGGCCGCACCGGCGCCTACTGGGGCAGCCAGACCTTCGGGATGGAGCCGGACATCCTGACCTGCGCCAAGGCGCTCTCCGCCTCCTTCCTGCCGATCTCGGGCGTGCTGGTGACGGAACGGATCTTCGACGGGCTGGCGCAGGGCAGCGCCGAGGTCGGCACCTGGGGCCACGGCTTCACCTATTCCGGTCACCCCGTCGCCGCCGCCGTCGCGGTCGAGACCCTGAAGATCTACGACGAACTCGACATCGTCGGCCATGCCCGCACGGTCGGGGCCTGCATGCAGGCCGGGCTGCGCCGGCGCTTCGCCGACCATCCGCTGGTGGGCGAGGTGCGCGGCACCGGCCTGATCGCGGGGGTGGAGCTGGTCGCGGACCGCCATGCCCGGCGCAACTTCGACCCGAAGCTGAAGGTCGGCGCGCGGCTGGTGCAGCTGGGCCACGAGCACGGCGTGATCCTGCGCGCCATGACCAACGACAGCATCGGCTTCGCCCCCCCGCTGATCATCACCGAGGCGGAGGTGGACGAGATGCTGGACCGCTTCGGCCGCGCGCTGGACGCCCTGGCCGTCCAGCTGCGCCGGGAGAGCCTCGCAGTCGTCTGA
- a CDS encoding DUF2585 family protein, translated as MPPAVVPPASRPPRWPWAVAAILAILALVAAVQLAMGRVPWCSCGTIKLWHGQVQSAENSQHLSDWYTPSHIVHGLLFYAALRWLVPRWPLSWRAVAATAVEAAWEIVENTNAVIRHYREATISLDYFGDSVVNSLSDILAMLAGFALAAWLPAWASVLVGLGLELLALAVIRDNLTLNVLMLLYSSEAIRRWQSGGG; from the coding sequence ATGCCGCCCGCCGTCGTGCCCCCTGCCTCGCGACCTCCCCGCTGGCCATGGGCCGTCGCCGCCATCCTCGCGATCCTGGCGCTGGTCGCCGCGGTGCAGCTGGCGATGGGGCGGGTGCCCTGGTGCAGCTGCGGGACGATCAAGCTCTGGCACGGGCAGGTGCAGAGCGCCGAGAACTCGCAGCACCTGTCGGACTGGTACACGCCCTCGCACATCGTGCACGGGCTGCTCTTCTACGCGGCGCTGCGCTGGCTCGTGCCGCGCTGGCCGCTCTCCTGGCGCGCCGTGGCGGCCACGGCGGTGGAGGCGGCCTGGGAGATCGTGGAGAACACCAACGCCGTCATCCGCCACTACCGCGAGGCCACCATCTCCCTCGACTATTTCGGGGACAGCGTCGTCAACTCGCTGTCCGACATCCTGGCGATGCTGGCGGGGTTCGCGCTGGCGGCGTGGCTGCCCGCCTGGGCCTCGGTCCTGGTCGGGCTGGGGCTGGAACTGCTCGCCCTGGCGGTGATCCGCGACAACCTGACCCTGAACGTGCTCATGCTGCTCTACTCGTCGGAGGCGATCCGGCGGTGGCAGTCCGGCGGGGGGTGA
- a CDS encoding family 16 glycosylhydrolase, whose protein sequence is MDFPSAPPVSTAWRFALGTFGYGSFGTPVGDAVPPGSLVVTDPGSFTIASIGAKPTPLPATTGRVLSGTGSWTTMRNIAVHHDDTAPLTVRGFVEAHILATAADSDITLAGAKRGVIETGDGRDRVVVEAYSNARGAGNSFLVDTGAGDDILTFHGQAGMTEAWLYGGAGNDILTVSGLRLGWIDAGDGDDEIHVTLDGLYQIHGGAGSDVLVLSRTLGELTLSLSGGALFLGLAGNSGAGLLLDGVEHLRFSDGAEMTAGHLIALLSPAPPAMAGAEPTNTITGTEEPERLVGTDGHDLFQGGGGGDTMVGGLGDDTYVVTGTGASNMSGRGYETVVEDLGGGTDTVIYTGRSSYTLADNVENLILAYGGNRPSSSHIAYIGGMGGVSGYGNALANMITGDEGDNTIDGKAGNDVLTGGEGKDTFVFGAGYGKDTVTDFTPGVDHIRLLQRIDPLAAIADTPAGAVLTLAGGDTLTLAGITAAQLSLGDFEIPVDLSQYHLSFSDEFDSFDPLLGKGGDGGTWRTRTSSGLGNMVAYNDEQYFVDAQWKGLGIDPFSAQDGVLSITATYRPDLTSLTEGREYTSGVITTQGTFAQQYGYFEARVKMSEGTGFAPAFWLLPVDGGWPPEIDIMEIYTRLNDSVLQMGQVVQGIESTDWHTYGLEWTAEKLVWYIDGIPTYTVYGHGIDEPMYIILSYGVGGYAGSLPEEAAAGSAVGTLQIDWVRAYEANDPAVRGPAATVADGAPEVTYSIGKLAVGAAPAAADAFHYLADTTGWVTLFGEGMALASLTGWASVKVMNDRAADSYSAVLDNPWVGMNVQIADDDGGTYAFNGFAMAELHLGGTADSSVTIARGLYGLIETADGNDTVTVSGTTAWKSTPQKTFTVSTGAGDDRIDASGSAISNLVAEAGPGNDRVIGSALADRIAGGDGADTLTGGGGADIFVFRGTETGQDVITDFTAGTDMLRLEGVAAAAVTLTASGDDTLVQFLGASILVQGVAPSSLEHSFVYA, encoded by the coding sequence ATGGACTTCCCGTCCGCGCCGCCCGTGTCGACGGCCTGGCGCTTTGCCCTCGGCACCTTCGGCTACGGTTCCTTCGGAACGCCGGTCGGTGACGCCGTTCCGCCCGGCAGCCTGGTCGTGACCGATCCAGGCTCCTTCACCATCGCCTCCATCGGCGCCAAGCCGACACCGCTTCCCGCGACGACGGGCCGCGTCCTGTCCGGCACCGGCAGCTGGACCACCATGCGCAACATCGCCGTCCACCACGACGACACGGCGCCGCTGACCGTCCGCGGCTTCGTGGAAGCGCATATCCTGGCCACGGCGGCCGACAGCGACATCACCCTGGCCGGCGCCAAGCGGGGCGTGATCGAAACCGGCGACGGCCGCGACCGCGTGGTGGTGGAGGCCTATTCGAACGCCCGTGGCGCCGGCAACAGCTTCCTGGTCGACACGGGTGCCGGCGACGACATCCTGACCTTCCACGGCCAGGCCGGGATGACCGAGGCCTGGCTGTATGGCGGCGCCGGGAACGACATCCTGACCGTTTCCGGCCTTCGGCTCGGCTGGATCGACGCGGGGGACGGCGACGACGAGATCCATGTCACCCTGGACGGGCTGTACCAGATCCATGGTGGCGCCGGCAGCGACGTCCTGGTGCTGTCCCGCACGCTGGGCGAGCTGACGCTGTCCCTCAGCGGCGGCGCCCTGTTCCTGGGCCTCGCCGGCAACAGCGGCGCCGGGCTGCTGCTGGACGGGGTGGAGCACCTGCGGTTCTCCGACGGCGCGGAGATGACGGCCGGCCACCTCATCGCCCTGCTCTCGCCCGCCCCGCCGGCCATGGCGGGCGCCGAGCCGACGAACACCATCACCGGGACGGAGGAGCCGGAGCGGCTGGTCGGCACGGACGGCCACGACCTCTTCCAGGGCGGCGGCGGCGGCGACACGATGGTGGGCGGGCTGGGCGACGACACCTATGTCGTCACGGGCACCGGCGCGTCCAACATGTCGGGCCGCGGCTACGAGACGGTGGTCGAGGACCTCGGCGGCGGCACCGACACGGTGATCTACACCGGCAGGAGCAGCTATACGCTGGCCGACAACGTCGAGAACCTGATCCTGGCCTATGGCGGCAACCGTCCCTCCAGCAGCCACATCGCCTATATCGGCGGCATGGGCGGCGTCTCCGGCTACGGCAACGCCCTGGCCAACATGATCACCGGGGATGAGGGCGACAACACCATCGACGGCAAGGCCGGGAACGATGTCCTGACGGGCGGCGAGGGGAAGGATACCTTCGTCTTCGGGGCGGGCTACGGCAAGGACACCGTCACCGACTTCACGCCGGGCGTCGATCATATCCGGCTGCTGCAGCGGATCGACCCGCTGGCCGCGATCGCCGACACGCCGGCCGGGGCGGTGCTGACGCTGGCCGGCGGCGATACCCTGACCCTGGCCGGGATCACCGCCGCGCAGCTGTCCCTGGGCGACTTCGAGATCCCCGTCGACCTCTCGCAGTACCACCTCTCCTTCTCCGACGAGTTCGACAGCTTCGATCCGCTCCTCGGCAAGGGCGGCGATGGCGGAACCTGGCGCACGCGCACCAGCTCCGGCCTGGGCAACATGGTCGCCTACAATGACGAGCAGTACTTCGTGGATGCGCAGTGGAAGGGGCTGGGGATCGATCCCTTCTCCGCGCAGGACGGGGTGCTGTCGATCACCGCCACCTACCGGCCGGACCTGACCTCCCTGACGGAGGGGCGCGAATACACCTCGGGCGTCATCACCACCCAGGGGACGTTCGCGCAGCAGTACGGCTACTTCGAGGCCCGGGTGAAGATGTCGGAGGGAACAGGCTTCGCGCCCGCCTTCTGGCTCCTGCCGGTCGACGGCGGCTGGCCGCCCGAGATCGACATCATGGAGATCTACACCCGGCTCAACGACAGCGTCCTGCAGATGGGGCAGGTCGTGCAGGGCATCGAATCCACGGATTGGCACACCTACGGCCTGGAATGGACCGCGGAGAAGCTGGTCTGGTACATCGACGGCATCCCGACCTACACCGTGTACGGCCACGGCATCGACGAGCCGATGTACATCATCCTCAGCTACGGCGTCGGCGGCTATGCCGGCTCCCTGCCGGAGGAGGCCGCGGCCGGCTCGGCCGTCGGCACGCTCCAGATCGACTGGGTCCGTGCCTACGAAGCCAACGATCCCGCCGTGCGGGGCCCGGCGGCGACGGTGGCGGACGGCGCGCCGGAGGTGACCTACAGCATCGGCAAGCTGGCGGTGGGCGCCGCCCCGGCCGCGGCCGACGCGTTCCACTACCTGGCCGACACCACGGGGTGGGTGACGCTCTTCGGCGAGGGGATGGCGCTCGCCTCGCTGACCGGCTGGGCCAGCGTCAAGGTCATGAACGACCGGGCCGCCGACAGCTATTCCGCCGTGCTGGACAATCCCTGGGTGGGAATGAACGTCCAGATCGCGGATGACGACGGCGGCACCTACGCCTTCAACGGCTTCGCCATGGCGGAGCTGCACCTGGGCGGCACGGCGGACAGCAGCGTGACCATCGCCCGCGGCCTCTACGGGCTGATCGAGACGGCGGATGGCAACGACACGGTCACCGTCTCCGGCACCACCGCCTGGAAGAGCACGCCGCAGAAGACCTTCACCGTCTCCACCGGTGCCGGCGACGACCGCATCGACGCTTCCGGCTCGGCGATCAGCAACCTGGTGGCGGAGGCGGGCCCGGGCAACGACCGCGTGATCGGTTCCGCCCTGGCGGACCGGATCGCGGGCGGGGACGGCGCCGATACGCTGACGGGCGGCGGCGGCGCGGACATCTTCGTCTTCCGCGGCACCGAGACCGGGCAGGATGTCATCACGGACTTCACGGCCGGGACGGACATGCTGCGGCTGGAGGGCGTGGCCGCGGCCGCCGTCACGCTCACCGCCTCCGGCGACGACACGCTGGTGCAGTTCCTCGGCGCCTCCATCCTGGTGCAGGGCGTGGCCCCGTCCAGCCTGGAGCACAGCTTCGTCTACGCCTGA